The following proteins come from a genomic window of Corallococcus sp. NCRR:
- a CDS encoding protein kinase domain-containing protein → MAVTYRARMTGAMGVTKPCVIKQILPHFVDDHDFVEMFIGEARLVAGLTHGNIAQIFDFGEVDGQYFIAMELVHGQPLSKVLRRASRAGIGFLPQPLALHIASKLCEGLDYAHRHVGEDGQTLGLVHRDVSPDNVLISYEGEVKVIDFGIAKATSVVEARTSPGTLKGKYPYFSPEQAQGRQDLDARTDVYAAGVVLYEMLCGRRPFEGEFVTVLPRIITGDCLPPSAVNPGIGEDLETIIAHAMAVDREARYQTAKDLSESAVELLYRDTPRFTPTMLSQLMTYLFAEELAAEGRKVELPPGFKEQLAAWQSPSSEPSQGRARLPSSNGRSSTPGSPGVARPSSPGVARPSSPGVRASGGAPGLRPSTDGAPRRSATQATAVRRSTTGVRRVTAGGTRETTGTGRRPLPPELAAEPDTDGGTEPTAMPRALSTLAAPHDTPVETAIATEPRESLEASEPEEKQAPRARTTADDAREQLAAEAAEREQKRTKQVRQLSMAVFGITGVLLVIGLLFHFLSPAEEGEVSNEPVVLWVTSKPEGAAVVVNGRPVGNTPSRVLGADQRTSHTIVVTKPGYRAWTRRFTPNQAEVHVKAELEVAAGTTQMASEIPTSTTPDAGALDAGTGAVAAAVGTDAGTALDMDGGLASTDAGTEPAVAAGANDDPLANDKDREMRRMDYPTRLLVLRPMYNALPLPEYPTATIDVSPGAAYSVWTEGSAAFAEGDGTASGTLVYYAEGDLPADNAVGFISSAPRTIKGAKKLHFFALDDTGLEDNRGSIRVHLRQSAYIPPRSVLFEPEKNALNVKPQHQMLLRGLNPKSTYAFTVRDDFAEVGSGANGRVHTVLCVEKGPKAQSVRSSHRLFETGKRYQVSGVQDLRCVFPDLQLADNQGALDFDIVDVTNMSRKERAEALRGAKRADR, encoded by the coding sequence ATGGCGGTCACCTACCGCGCGCGTATGACGGGCGCGATGGGCGTCACCAAGCCCTGCGTCATCAAGCAGATCCTCCCGCACTTCGTGGACGACCACGACTTCGTGGAGATGTTCATTGGCGAGGCGCGCCTGGTGGCGGGCCTGACGCACGGGAACATCGCGCAGATCTTCGACTTCGGTGAGGTGGACGGGCAGTACTTCATCGCCATGGAGCTGGTGCACGGCCAGCCCCTGTCGAAGGTGCTGCGGCGCGCGTCGCGCGCGGGCATCGGGTTCCTCCCGCAGCCCCTGGCGCTGCACATCGCCAGCAAGCTGTGCGAGGGCCTGGACTACGCGCACCGCCACGTGGGCGAGGACGGCCAGACGCTGGGCCTGGTCCACCGCGACGTGTCCCCGGACAACGTCCTCATCTCCTACGAGGGCGAGGTCAAGGTCATCGACTTCGGCATCGCCAAGGCCACGAGCGTCGTGGAGGCCCGGACGTCGCCGGGCACGCTCAAGGGCAAGTACCCGTACTTCTCCCCGGAGCAGGCCCAGGGGCGGCAGGACCTGGACGCGCGCACGGACGTGTACGCGGCGGGCGTCGTCCTCTACGAGATGCTCTGCGGCCGGCGCCCCTTCGAGGGCGAGTTCGTCACCGTGCTGCCCCGCATCATCACCGGCGACTGCCTGCCCCCGTCCGCCGTCAACCCGGGCATCGGCGAGGACCTGGAGACCATCATCGCGCACGCCATGGCGGTGGACCGCGAGGCCCGCTACCAGACGGCGAAGGACCTGAGCGAGTCCGCGGTGGAGCTGCTCTACCGGGACACGCCGCGCTTCACGCCCACGATGCTGAGCCAGCTCATGACGTACCTCTTCGCGGAGGAGCTGGCCGCCGAGGGACGCAAGGTGGAGCTGCCGCCCGGCTTCAAGGAGCAGCTGGCCGCGTGGCAGTCGCCGTCGTCGGAGCCGTCCCAGGGCCGCGCGCGGCTGCCGTCCAGCAACGGCCGGTCGTCCACCCCTGGCAGCCCCGGCGTGGCGCGGCCCTCCAGCCCGGGCGTGGCGCGCCCCTCCAGCCCCGGCGTGCGCGCGTCCGGCGGCGCGCCGGGCCTGCGCCCCTCCACGGATGGCGCCCCGCGCCGCTCGGCCACCCAGGCCACCGCCGTGCGCAGGAGCACCACCGGCGTGCGCCGCGTGACGGCCGGGGGCACCCGTGAGACCACCGGCACCGGCCGCCGCCCCCTGCCGCCCGAGCTCGCGGCCGAGCCGGACACCGACGGGGGCACGGAGCCCACGGCGATGCCCCGGGCGCTGTCCACGCTGGCCGCGCCGCATGACACGCCGGTGGAGACGGCCATCGCGACGGAGCCGCGGGAGTCGCTCGAGGCGTCCGAGCCGGAGGAGAAGCAGGCCCCGCGCGCCCGCACCACCGCAGACGACGCGCGCGAGCAACTGGCCGCCGAGGCCGCCGAGCGCGAGCAGAAGCGCACGAAGCAGGTGCGCCAGCTGAGCATGGCCGTGTTCGGCATCACCGGCGTGCTGCTCGTCATCGGCCTGCTGTTCCACTTCCTGTCCCCGGCCGAGGAGGGCGAGGTCTCCAACGAGCCCGTCGTCCTGTGGGTCACCTCCAAGCCGGAAGGGGCCGCCGTCGTCGTCAATGGCCGGCCGGTGGGCAACACGCCCAGCCGCGTCCTCGGCGCGGATCAACGCACGTCCCACACCATCGTCGTCACCAAGCCGGGCTACCGCGCCTGGACGCGGCGCTTCACGCCCAACCAGGCGGAGGTCCACGTCAAGGCGGAGCTGGAGGTGGCGGCCGGCACCACCCAGATGGCGTCGGAGATTCCCACCTCCACCACGCCCGACGCGGGGGCCCTGGACGCGGGCACGGGCGCCGTCGCCGCCGCCGTTGGCACGGACGCGGGCACCGCCCTGGACATGGACGGAGGCCTGGCCTCCACGGACGCGGGGACGGAGCCCGCCGTGGCCGCCGGCGCCAACGACGACCCGCTGGCCAACGACAAGGACCGCGAGATGCGGCGCATGGACTACCCCACGCGCCTGCTGGTGCTGCGGCCCATGTACAACGCGCTGCCGCTGCCGGAGTACCCCACGGCCACCATCGACGTGTCGCCCGGCGCCGCCTACTCCGTGTGGACCGAGGGCAGCGCGGCGTTCGCGGAAGGCGACGGCACCGCGTCCGGCACGCTCGTCTACTACGCGGAAGGCGACCTGCCGGCGGACAACGCCGTGGGCTTCATCAGCAGCGCGCCGCGCACCATCAAGGGCGCGAAGAAGCTCCACTTCTTCGCCCTGGACGACACCGGCCTGGAGGACAACCGCGGCTCCATCCGCGTGCACCTGCGGCAGTCCGCGTACATCCCGCCCCGCTCCGTGCTGTTCGAGCCGGAGAAGAACGCGCTGAACGTGAAGCCCCAGCACCAGATGCTGCTGCGCGGCCTCAACCCCAAGTCCACCTACGCCTTCACCGTGCGCGACGACTTCGCGGAGGTGGGCTCCGGCGCCAATGGCCGCGTGCACACGGTGCTGTGCGTGGAGAAGGGCCCCAAGGCCCAGTCCGTGCGCAGCTCGCACCGCCTCTTCGAGACGGGCAAGCGCTACCAGGTGTCCGGCGTGCAGGACCTCCGCTGCGTCTTCCCCGACCTGCAGTTGGCGGACAACCAGGGCGCGCTCGACTTCGACATCGTCGACGTGACGAACATGTCCCGCAAGGAGCGCGCGGAGGCGCTGCGCGGCGCCAAGCGCGCGGACCGGTAG
- the gyrB gene encoding DNA topoisomerase (ATP-hydrolyzing) subunit B yields the protein MEKTPATGVAPAAPPADYGTDAITKLEGLEAVRKRPGMYIGDTMTYGLHKLVYEVVDNSVDEALAGHCTDIDVIIHVDGSLSVQDNGRGIPVGPHPDPKFKGKDTLEVVLTELHAGSKFGNGAYKVSGGLHGVGVTCVNFLSEWFKVRVQRAGKVYEQSYARGVSNGSPQEVGTTDKRGTTIHFKPDSTVMETVDFNFETLSQRLRELAFLNAGLHITIRDERTQKEHDFKFDGGISSFVEYLNKAKEALHDKPVYIKSEREGVSLEIAMQWNDGYDERIFTFANNINTHEGGSHLSGFKAALTRTLNSYAEKGGLWKDLKETPTGEDAREGLSAVISVKLSNPQFEGQTKTKLGNSEVKGLVEQMVNDQLASFLEENPPLAKKVVVKIGDACRARLAARKARETVRRKGVLDGGGLPGKLADCQSRDPHESELYIVEGDSAGGSAKQGRDRRNQAILPLRGKILNVEKARFEKMLTSAEIVTLITALGTGIGAEDYDPEKARYHRIILMTDADVDGSHIRTLLLTFFYRQMRELIDRGFVYIAQPPLYKVTRNKKDSYVKDERALNEYLLRIAAEHCRVKTPAGELGGSDFKALLEKVITYEERLEKQAKRRDARIVDALVQATDLRAELLSDGAAVEAQLATMRDYCQRRMPEVVGRLSTRLEKDAEQQEAQRLVVTTDVNGSMRESVFDHAYLSSPEYLELVALREAFHSLGKAPYRVLVDSGEVSAFSVQEVLAAVRKDAQKGLGLQRYKGLGEMNPEQLWETTMDPTRRTLLQVRVEDMVESDEIFSLLMGEAVEPRREFIERNALDVQNLDI from the coding sequence ATGGAAAAGACCCCCGCTACCGGTGTCGCGCCGGCCGCGCCGCCCGCCGATTATGGGACGGACGCCATCACCAAGCTCGAAGGGCTGGAGGCCGTCCGCAAGCGCCCCGGCATGTACATCGGCGACACGATGACCTATGGGCTCCACAAGCTCGTGTACGAGGTCGTCGACAACTCCGTGGACGAGGCCCTGGCCGGCCACTGCACGGACATCGACGTGATCATCCACGTCGATGGCTCGCTCAGCGTCCAGGACAACGGCCGCGGCATCCCCGTGGGCCCGCACCCCGACCCCAAGTTCAAGGGCAAGGACACGCTGGAAGTGGTGCTCACGGAGCTGCACGCCGGCAGCAAGTTCGGCAACGGCGCGTACAAGGTCTCCGGCGGCCTGCACGGCGTGGGCGTCACCTGCGTGAACTTCCTGTCGGAGTGGTTCAAGGTCCGCGTCCAGCGCGCCGGCAAGGTCTACGAGCAGTCCTACGCGCGCGGCGTGTCCAACGGTTCGCCCCAGGAGGTGGGCACCACGGACAAGCGCGGCACGACCATCCACTTCAAGCCGGACTCCACGGTGATGGAGACGGTGGACTTCAACTTCGAGACGCTCAGCCAGCGCCTGCGCGAGCTCGCGTTCCTCAACGCGGGCCTGCACATCACCATCCGCGACGAGCGCACCCAGAAGGAGCACGACTTCAAGTTCGACGGTGGCATCTCCTCCTTCGTGGAGTACCTCAACAAGGCGAAGGAAGCGCTGCACGACAAGCCCGTCTACATCAAGTCGGAGCGCGAGGGCGTGTCGCTCGAAATCGCCATGCAGTGGAACGATGGCTACGACGAGCGCATCTTCACCTTCGCCAACAACATCAACACCCACGAGGGTGGCAGCCACCTGTCCGGCTTCAAGGCCGCGCTCACGCGCACGCTCAACAGCTACGCGGAGAAGGGCGGCCTCTGGAAGGACCTGAAGGAGACGCCCACGGGCGAGGACGCGCGCGAGGGCCTCTCCGCGGTCATCTCCGTGAAGCTCTCCAACCCCCAGTTCGAGGGCCAGACGAAGACGAAGCTGGGCAACAGCGAGGTGAAGGGCCTGGTCGAGCAGATGGTGAACGACCAGCTCGCGTCCTTCCTGGAGGAGAACCCGCCGCTCGCCAAGAAGGTCGTGGTGAAGATTGGCGACGCGTGCCGCGCCCGCCTCGCCGCGCGCAAGGCCCGTGAGACGGTGCGCCGCAAGGGCGTGCTGGACGGCGGCGGCCTGCCCGGAAAGCTCGCGGACTGCCAGAGCCGCGACCCGCACGAGAGCGAGCTGTACATCGTGGAGGGCGACTCCGCAGGTGGCTCCGCGAAGCAGGGCCGGGACCGGCGCAACCAGGCCATCCTCCCGTTGCGCGGCAAGATCCTGAACGTGGAGAAGGCGCGCTTCGAGAAGATGCTGACCAGCGCCGAAATCGTCACGCTCATCACCGCGCTGGGCACGGGCATCGGGGCGGAGGACTACGACCCGGAGAAGGCGCGCTACCACCGCATCATCCTGATGACGGACGCGGACGTGGACGGCAGCCACATCCGCACGCTGCTGCTCACGTTCTTCTACCGGCAGATGCGCGAGCTCATTGACCGGGGCTTCGTCTACATCGCGCAGCCGCCGCTCTACAAAGTCACGCGCAACAAGAAGGACAGCTACGTCAAGGACGAGCGCGCGCTCAACGAGTACCTGCTGCGCATCGCCGCGGAGCACTGCCGGGTGAAGACGCCGGCCGGTGAGCTGGGCGGCAGCGACTTCAAGGCGCTGCTGGAGAAGGTCATCACCTACGAGGAGCGGCTGGAGAAGCAGGCCAAGCGCCGCGACGCGCGCATCGTGGACGCCCTGGTGCAGGCCACCGACCTGCGCGCGGAGCTGCTCTCGGATGGGGCGGCGGTGGAGGCGCAGCTCGCCACCATGCGCGACTACTGCCAGCGGCGCATGCCGGAGGTGGTGGGCCGGCTGTCCACGCGGCTGGAGAAGGACGCGGAGCAGCAGGAGGCCCAGCGGCTGGTGGTGACCACGGACGTGAACGGCTCCATGCGCGAGTCCGTCTTCGACCACGCCTACCTGTCCTCGCCGGAGTACCTGGAGCTCGTCGCCCTGCGCGAGGCCTTCCACTCGCTGGGCAAGGCGCCCTACCGGGTCCTGGTGGACAGCGGTGAGGTGTCCGCGTTCTCCGTGCAGGAGGTGCTGGCCGCGGTCCGCAAGGACGCGCAGAAGGGCCTGGGCCTGCAGCGCTACAAGGGTCTGGGTGAGATGAACCCGGAGCAGCTCTGGGAGACGACCATGGACCCCACCCGCCGCACGCTGCTCCAGGTGCGCGTGGAGGACATGGTGGAGAGCGACGAGATCTTCTCGCTGCTCATGGGTGAAGCGGTGGAGCCGCGCCGCGAGTTCATCGAGCGCAACGCGCTGGACGTGCAGAACCTGGACATCTGA
- a CDS encoding GNAT family N-acetyltransferase yields the protein MTDAELTLRLHTNLIAFKRLQAERGPLRHLQLPGVDAFALPGYQDAHFQQVLFTDVDALAAALPAVMDFYRGHGLSQWRVTLTPGQRDATRVLGAGGYRPDFTVVAMGAWLRELPDAAPGVPVEPVEDMDELVEINVQTYGPEWRDILSVWQRPPRLPVHTVVAREQGRALSCGLVVDVADTAGVYLVATHPEARGLGLASAVMRGIIAQARQRGCIAMVLQSTQAGLRVYRHLGFRDLGPWEHWVPPRR from the coding sequence ATGACGGACGCCGAGCTCACCCTTCGACTGCACACCAACCTCATCGCCTTCAAACGCTTGCAAGCCGAGCGCGGCCCGCTGCGCCACCTCCAGCTCCCCGGGGTGGACGCGTTCGCGCTGCCCGGCTACCAGGACGCGCACTTCCAGCAGGTCCTCTTCACGGACGTGGACGCGCTGGCCGCCGCGCTGCCGGCCGTCATGGACTTCTACCGGGGACACGGGCTGTCGCAATGGCGCGTCACCCTGACACCGGGGCAGCGGGACGCGACGCGCGTGCTGGGCGCCGGGGGCTACCGGCCGGACTTCACCGTGGTGGCCATGGGGGCCTGGCTGAGGGAGCTGCCGGACGCGGCGCCCGGCGTGCCGGTGGAGCCCGTGGAGGACATGGACGAGCTGGTCGAAATCAACGTCCAGACCTACGGCCCGGAGTGGCGGGACATCCTCTCCGTGTGGCAGCGGCCGCCCCGCTTGCCGGTGCACACCGTGGTGGCGCGCGAGCAGGGCCGGGCCCTGTCCTGCGGGCTGGTGGTGGACGTGGCGGACACGGCGGGCGTGTACCTGGTGGCCACCCACCCGGAGGCCCGGGGGCTGGGGCTCGCGTCGGCGGTGATGCGGGGCATCATCGCCCAGGCGCGCCAGCGCGGGTGCATCGCGATGGTGCTCCAGTCCACCCAGGCGGGCCTGCGCGTGTACCGGCACCTGGGCTTCCGCGACCTCGGTCCCTGGGAGCACTGGGTGCCCCCCAGGCGCTGA
- a CDS encoding helix-turn-helix domain-containing protein yields MHLGATLRLLRVDAGLSLRDLARRIGVSSAYLSRVENGVDAPPTQERLTAIARELDVPPGLLMDVANRVSPYVAGYLEDVPAAGTLMLDIARRKLTGAQLARVRAFLDAEFPLREVRGDEPVPPLVPLLSTERVVVQLSCSDYEDALDVAAGRLAAALPGVDAAALAEGLRQREGEAPSQVGNGVAVPHAFVPGAAPVAALVTLARPLKVDAPDGQPLRLVVALVDGHVGRARLMRLAHVARLAGRGLADRLLGVEEPRRVLETVEELEALR; encoded by the coding sequence ATGCACCTGGGAGCGACACTGCGGCTGCTGCGGGTGGATGCCGGATTGTCCCTGCGGGACCTGGCCCGGCGCATCGGCGTGTCGAGCGCGTACCTGAGCCGCGTGGAGAACGGCGTGGACGCGCCGCCCACGCAGGAGCGGCTGACGGCCATCGCCCGGGAGCTGGACGTGCCCCCGGGGCTGCTCATGGACGTGGCCAACCGGGTGAGCCCGTACGTGGCGGGCTACCTGGAGGACGTGCCCGCGGCGGGGACGCTGATGCTGGACATCGCGCGCCGCAAGCTCACCGGCGCGCAGCTGGCCCGCGTGCGGGCCTTCCTGGACGCGGAGTTCCCCCTGCGCGAGGTGCGCGGCGACGAACCCGTGCCCCCGCTGGTGCCGCTCTTGAGCACGGAGCGGGTGGTGGTCCAGCTCTCCTGTAGCGACTACGAGGACGCGCTGGACGTGGCGGCCGGACGGCTGGCGGCGGCCCTGCCCGGCGTGGACGCGGCGGCGCTCGCCGAAGGGCTGCGCCAGCGCGAGGGCGAAGCTCCGTCCCAGGTGGGCAACGGCGTGGCGGTGCCGCACGCGTTCGTCCCCGGCGCGGCCCCGGTGGCGGCGCTGGTGACGCTGGCCCGGCCCCTGAAGGTGGATGCCCCGGACGGCCAGCCCCTGCGGCTGGTGGTGGCGCTGGTGGACGGCCACGTGGGCCGCGCGCGGCTGATGCGGCTGGCGCACGTGGCCCGGCTCGCCGGGCGCGGGCTGGCGGACCGGCTCCTCGGCGTGGAGGAGCCGCGGCGGGTGCTGGAGACGGTGGAGGAGCTGGAGGCGCTGCGCTGA